Proteins from one Triticum aestivum cultivar Chinese Spring chromosome 7A, IWGSC CS RefSeq v2.1, whole genome shotgun sequence genomic window:
- the LOC123152571 gene encoding uncharacterized protein yields MAFMRYRGLPQGEVTAEEFWAWLGQFDADHDGRISREELQRALRSLNLWFASWKAREGMQAADANRDGAVGREEAGRLFAYAQRQLGGKITQLGSY; encoded by the coding sequence ATGGCGTTCATGCGGTACCGCGGGCTGCCGCAGGGAGAGGTGACGGCGGAGGAGTTCTGGGCGTGGCTGGGGCAGTTCGACGCGGACCACGACGGCCGGATCAGCCGGGAGGAGCTGCAGCGCGCGCTGCGGAGCCTCAACCTGTGGTTCGCGTCGTGGAAGGCGCGGGAAGGGATGCAGGCCGCGGACGCCAACCGCGACGGCGCCGTCggcagggaggaggccggccggctctTTGCCTACGCGCAGAGGCAGCTCGGCGGCAAGATCACCCAGCTCGGCTCCTACTGA
- the LOC123152573 gene encoding calcium-binding protein CML38: protein MAFMRYRALPQGEVKAEEFWAWLGQFDADHDGRISREELQRALRSLNLWFASWKARGGVQAADANRDGAVGREEAGRLFAYAQRQLGGKITQLGSY from the coding sequence ATGGCGTTCATGCGGTACCGTGCGCTGCCGCAGGGGGAGGTGAAGGCGGAGGAGTTCTGGGCGTGGCTGGGGCAGTTCGACGCGGACCACGACGGCCGGATCAGCCGGGAGGAGCTGCAGCGCGCGCTGCGGAGCCTCAACCTGTGGTTCGCGTCGTGGAAGGCACGGGGAGGGGTGCAAGCCGCGGACGCCAACCGTGACGGCGCCGTCggcagggaggaggccggccggctctTCGCCTACGCACAGAGGCAGCTCGGCGGCAAGATCACCCAGCTCGGCTCCTACTGA